Genomic window (Cucumis sativus cultivar 9930 chromosome 2, Cucumber_9930_V3, whole genome shotgun sequence):
ACTTGAAGCTGATTTGCATGGAAAATTTCAGTTCTTATTACAATTTACAATCAAATGTCCatcaaatttgaacatttatcGCTCCCAACTTCCAAATTCTTCATATACACAAACcttctcaaatttcttttctgtATTTGGATATTTCTCCATTGTTATTAATACAGAGTTTCAACCTCTTTTCCTTTGCTACTACCACTGTAGCGGCAGCCATGGGGTTGGAGCTTTCCTGGATTCTCGTCCTCAGAATCACTTGACTCCATTAAAAGCCCTTCCAGGCATCTTCGTCTTATTCTGGGGTCATACGTAACCTTCTCGGCAGGTGTCGCtatgtattttgattttctagTATGATGATCAGACTCTAATTCATCTTGACAATTTGTTGGTTCTCCTGGGAATTTCAACTTGATTCCTGGATTATTTTCGGTAAATGAGGTGTTGAACGTGATTGAGTTGTTGATACCTTGTACATTGAGGTTGATGTATAATTCCAGGGGTGGTGGATCTGGATTCTCTTCTGTTGTTGAATCTTTCGCTGTTTCgttgtttgaattttctttgatgTCTGTGGAACTTTCAGGGCTTTGATCTGGATTACTTTTGTAATGATGGTTGACGTGGATTGAGCTTTCGCTTTTGGCTTCGTCGGAGAGTAAGTGCATTGATGTTCCTTTGTTATCGCCGATCATTGTTGTGAGACTCTTTGGATTTTCTTCATCTGAATATTTGatgtttagtttgttaaaaGCTTTGGATAGGTCTTCCATGGATTCGTCTTGTTGTGTGTTATTTTCTGGTTCAAATGATGAACGACTTTTGGAAGATGTGATTAATGTGCTTCTAGATGCTTTGGTTTGAAATGCATTGGTTGTCTTTGCCCCATCTTCCTTAGTTTCTTTTGACTCTGTTTGTGATTCTAGAGAGGAATCTAAGCCCTTTTCTATGGCTTGATCAGATTGTGTGGGGTTTTCAGAAGAGTCCTTGTACGAATGAGGATTGGAAGTGTTCTTAGAAGCAAGCTCTTCCTTATTTTCGTTCTTGGATGTCAGCTCTTCCTTGGTTTCATGCTGAGTTTTTGATTCTTCCAATTCCACTGGTTTCACGTTTGGTTTCGGGGACTTCTTTGATTCGGCTTGTATCTGACTTTCTCCACTTGTAGGTATAGCTTTTGGGGATGGATTTGCGGGATCGGAAAGGATTCTATCTGTTGTTTGGTCTCCAATGGATGCAGTAGGTTCAATAGGCTGTTGTGAGGTTGATTGTGCAGTAGGTTTTCTAGACAAATGAGATGGAGACTGAACCCGGAAGGTTTTTTCTGATGGTGGTTGTAGAGAATTTTCTTGAGATGGCGACCGTGGCGGCATAGAAGAATCTTGAGATGGAAATTTTAACTTAGAAGATGATGAAGGCTGAGAATCAGCTTTAAATCTTGATTGCGATAATGatggttttaaatttggatggTGTTGAATTCCAATGGTTGCAGGAGATTCAGTAGGCTGTTGTGTTGTTGATTGTGCAGTAGATTTTCTGGACGAATGAGATGGAGATTGAACCCGAGAGGTTTTAACCGATGGTTGTTGTCGGGAAATTTCATGAGATGGCGACCGTGGTGGCGTAGAAAAATCTTGAGATGGAAATGTTGATCTTGAAGACGGTGAAGGGTGAGAATCAGCTTTAAATCTTGATTGTGATGGCTGTTTTGAATTTGGATGGCTTTGAATTCGAATGGTTGCAGGAGACTCAACAGGTTGTTTTGATGTTGATTGTGTAGTGGGTTTTCTGGACAAATTAGATGGAGACTGAACCCGAGAGGTTTTTTCCGATGATTGTTGTCGAGAATCTTCTTGAGATAGCGACTGTGCCGGCAGAGACGGATCTCGAGATGGAAGTGCTGACCTTGAAGACGATGAAGGCTGAGAATCagctttaacttttaattgtgaagttggttttgaatttggaTGCTTTTTATTGGATGTTTGAGATGATGAAGACGACGCCTTTGAAGCAATCCGAGGAGGTGTAGCTGCAACTGTTGCAGGCGATGAAGGCTTTGAAGAAGCATCCTTTGAAGGGGAGAAAACTTTGCCTGCTGGTGATGACGGCTTTGAACTATCCTGAGACTGGGATCCCTTGCCTGATGTTGAAGGCTTGTCGGAAGCAACTGAAAATTGAGGAATTGCTTTCGATGATGATGAAGGCTTGGAAGCTGCTCGAGACCGGTTTTTGGCTCGAGTTGTTGATGGCTGAGAATGAACTTTGCCTGCCTTGTGAGATTTTGAAGGCGGCATAGTTTCACTTCTTTCAGCTGCCTGAGCTGTTGCTAGAGGAGGTTCTTCTGGTTTTGTCTCAGGAGACTGATCTGGTTGGTGTCGAATATTCGGCACAGTATCGGCTGCAGAAGCAGAACCTTCGGATTCATCTGTAGGCCCAAAACTCCGTTCTGGCGACTCATTTGCAGAACGAGAAGAAGCTTTTAACGATTGCCAAGGAAGTAGAATGCGCAATTGTGAAAGTGACATAACAGACAATAAAGGAATGCTGGGGTTTATCAATGAAGTTATCCTATCCAAAGCAATATATAATTTGGCATTGGATACTTTGGAAACATGCCAACTTTTGCACTAGCTTTTCCTTCAGAACTTCCTTCTTTAGCTTTCTTTTACCTTTCTGTTCAAAAAGGAATATAGGATGGATGGTTTTGCCTTCTCAAATAAGATATTTCCTTCTTAAATGAGCGAAAACATCATATTCAATCCTAAAGTTTACAGTTGCATTtacctttgattttcaattgcGTAGGGATGACAACGAGACGAGGAAAATTTGTCCGCATTTTCTAACCAGACTGAAGACTTTCGTTTTGGTTCGTGCTGGATCTCGACAAGGCATTGCTCCAAAAACCTTACCATCCGTAAGtctactttctttctttacccCCCTACCaagtaaagaagaaggaaTCCCCTTTTCCTTGGAGGCATTACACTTTTTGTggtaaaatcaaaatgaattgGCTTAAGACTTAAGATGTACATAGAGAAGCAAAGGCTTTTGTGCCTAAAAGAAAAGGGGGATTTGGTTTGGATAGAGAAGATCGGAAGAAAGTTTTggaaatgcaaaagaa
Coding sequences:
- the LOC105434647 gene encoding flocculation protein FLO11, with product MSLSQLRILLPWQSLKASSRSANESPERSFGPTDESEGSASAADTVPNIRHQPDQSPETKPEEPPLATAQAAERSETMPPSKSHKAGKVHSQPSTTRAKNRSRAASKPSSSSKAIPQFSVASDKPSTSGKGSQSQDSSKPSSPAGKVFSPSKDASSKPSSPATVAATPPRIASKASSSSSQTSNKKHPNSKPTSQLKVKADSQPSSSSRSALPSRDPSLPAQSLSQEDSRQQSSEKTSRVQSPSNLSRKPTTQSTSKQPVESPATIRIQSHPNSKQPSQSRFKADSHPSPSSRSTFPSQDFSTPPRSPSHEISRQQPSVKTSRVQSPSHSSRKSTAQSTTQQPTESPATIGIQHHPNLKPSLSQSRFKADSQPSSSSKLKFPSQDSSMPPRSPSQENSLQPPSEKTFRVQSPSHLSRKPTAQSTSQQPIEPTASIGDQTTDRILSDPANPSPKAIPTSGESQIQAESKKSPKPNVKPVELEESKTQHETKEELTSKNENKEELASKNTSNPHSYKDSSENPTQSDQAIEKGLDSSLESQTESKETKEDGAKTTNAFQTKASRSTLITSSKSRSSFEPENNTQQDESMEDLSKAFNKLNIKYSDEENPKSLTTMIGDNKGTSMHLLSDEAKSESSIHVNHHYKSNPDQSPESSTDIKENSNNETAKDSTTEENPDPPPLELYINLNVQGINNSITFNTSFTENNPGIKLKFPGEPTNCQDELESDHHTRKSKYIATPAEKVTYDPRIRRRCLEGLLMESSDSEDENPGKLQPHGCRYSGSSKGKEVETLY